A part of Streptomyces sp. NBC_01451 genomic DNA contains:
- a CDS encoding helix-turn-helix transcriptional regulator translates to MAIQQGSQGLGRGFVFVGRRHELDLLLAAIRQPPAVVMVEGDAGMGKSRLVREATTILKSEGWRVMTGFCHPLREPLPYGPVIDALGKIGPWLPDAALPPTAGALAPLLPDLADRLPPAPAKPQGPGAARHQMIQAVRSVVDAVGRVVLVVEDLHWVDDATRELLLLLARDLPDQFALVVTYRAEDLPPGAAALGAAYRPPPCASGTVIRLSPLTRTDVAELAGAALGAQATPELCAALHGRSEGLPLVAEEDLITLRDQARPDVGELERTEVPGSLREAVTERLTSLSQAGTAVVDAAAVLGVPASEALLAEVAGLDGDTAAGALTEALRAAVLRETDTGQYAFRHVLAQQVAYRQILGPRRVRLHRRAIDELQTHDPLPLVQIAHHTLAAGDRQGWLDRTEQAAEQAVALGDTGTASTLLHQILARSGADTERRSRAALTLARIVNYGVDYAATVRELRAVLADSLLPAATRGEIRLGLGMTMLNIDRDAAGFRELEHAVDELATLPHKAVKAMIALALNDLDGAATQGWTWLGRAERVVADGADETSRMAVRITRLLLMVRDGDPAVWPLVDRLPRRGDGVVLSQTVFALYNLTELAIQLGHDRRARALLVEMRDLAGGADGRPFEGLVHAQELRVDRLVCRWAGLDAEYAALKRAHPDMRQADVDRLLYQGHRALAQGRCSRALEHFVAAAERGSTVYSVDVRMWIAAALTAVRLVQRDPQAAWATAEPALSTLRGLGSWTRTFGLLPVAVEAALACGHHGAAERLVTDAESGVRDRDAPAALAELDLAQGLLLLRATGPTATPERVKAAEHFAESQRRWQEIGRPYEVAKAAEHRGDALTCAEPEDAAGHLAEALRTYTDLGATGDAARCQHRLREIGVAAVGRRGRRGYGSELSPRELEVAELLAGGATNQDIAETLFLSPRTVEKHVARVLTKLGRSRKDVHTAPPDSPA, encoded by the coding sequence GTGGCGATTCAGCAGGGATCTCAGGGGCTTGGCCGGGGCTTCGTGTTCGTCGGTCGCCGCCACGAACTCGACCTGCTGCTCGCCGCTATCCGGCAGCCACCGGCCGTGGTGATGGTCGAGGGCGACGCCGGCATGGGCAAGTCCCGGCTGGTACGCGAAGCCACCACGATCCTGAAGTCGGAAGGGTGGCGGGTGATGACAGGCTTCTGCCACCCGCTGCGTGAGCCCCTGCCGTACGGGCCGGTGATCGACGCGCTCGGCAAGATCGGTCCGTGGCTGCCGGACGCCGCCCTGCCGCCGACCGCCGGCGCCCTGGCCCCGCTGCTCCCGGACCTGGCCGACCGCCTACCGCCGGCGCCGGCAAAGCCGCAGGGCCCGGGCGCAGCGCGCCACCAGATGATCCAGGCCGTCCGCTCCGTGGTCGACGCGGTCGGGCGGGTGGTCCTGGTCGTCGAGGACCTGCACTGGGTCGACGACGCCACCCGCGAACTGCTGCTGCTGCTCGCCCGCGACCTGCCCGACCAGTTCGCGCTGGTGGTCACCTACCGGGCCGAGGACCTGCCGCCAGGGGCCGCGGCCTTGGGCGCTGCCTACCGCCCGCCACCCTGCGCCAGCGGCACGGTGATCCGGCTGTCGCCGCTGACCAGGACCGACGTGGCCGAACTGGCCGGTGCCGCGCTCGGCGCCCAGGCCACGCCCGAGCTGTGCGCGGCGCTCCATGGCCGCAGTGAGGGCCTGCCGCTGGTCGCCGAGGAAGACCTGATCACGCTACGGGACCAGGCGCGCCCGGACGTCGGGGAACTGGAGCGGACCGAGGTGCCGGGCAGTCTGCGGGAAGCGGTCACCGAGCGTCTGACATCGCTGTCACAGGCCGGGACGGCGGTCGTGGACGCGGCGGCCGTACTGGGAGTGCCCGCCTCCGAGGCGCTGCTCGCCGAGGTCGCGGGACTGGACGGCGACACGGCCGCCGGAGCTCTGACAGAGGCGCTGCGGGCAGCGGTGCTGCGCGAGACCGACACCGGCCAGTACGCCTTCCGCCACGTGCTGGCCCAGCAGGTCGCCTACCGGCAGATCCTCGGGCCGCGCCGGGTCCGCCTGCACCGGCGTGCCATCGACGAACTCCAGACGCACGACCCGCTGCCGCTGGTGCAGATCGCGCACCACACGCTCGCCGCCGGCGACCGGCAGGGCTGGCTCGATCGCACCGAGCAGGCCGCTGAACAGGCCGTCGCGCTGGGCGACACCGGCACCGCGAGCACGCTCCTGCACCAGATCCTGGCCCGGTCTGGAGCGGACACCGAGCGACGTTCCCGGGCCGCGCTCACGCTCGCCCGTATCGTCAACTACGGCGTCGACTACGCGGCGACCGTCCGCGAGCTGCGCGCCGTACTGGCCGATTCGCTGCTGCCTGCGGCCACCCGGGGCGAGATCCGTCTGGGACTCGGTATGACCATGCTCAACATCGACCGCGACGCCGCCGGCTTCCGCGAGCTCGAACACGCCGTTGACGAGCTGGCCACCCTCCCGCACAAGGCGGTGAAGGCGATGATCGCGCTGGCCCTGAACGACCTCGACGGCGCCGCCACGCAGGGGTGGACATGGCTCGGCCGGGCCGAACGGGTCGTGGCGGACGGCGCCGACGAGACGAGCCGGATGGCGGTCCGGATCACCCGGCTGCTGCTGATGGTCAGAGACGGCGATCCCGCCGTCTGGCCGTTGGTGGACCGGCTGCCGCGGCGCGGCGACGGCGTGGTACTGAGCCAGACCGTTTTCGCGCTGTACAACCTCACCGAGCTGGCCATCCAGCTGGGCCACGACCGGCGGGCCCGCGCCCTCCTGGTCGAGATGAGGGACCTGGCAGGCGGCGCGGACGGTCGGCCGTTCGAGGGTCTCGTCCACGCCCAGGAGCTGCGCGTCGACCGGTTGGTCTGCCGCTGGGCCGGCCTGGACGCCGAGTACGCCGCCCTGAAACGTGCCCACCCCGACATGAGACAGGCCGACGTCGACCGACTGCTGTACCAGGGACACCGTGCCCTCGCCCAGGGCCGGTGCTCCCGGGCCCTCGAACACTTCGTCGCCGCCGCCGAGCGGGGAAGCACCGTGTACTCGGTGGACGTCAGAATGTGGATCGCCGCAGCCCTCACGGCTGTCCGGCTCGTCCAGCGCGACCCGCAGGCGGCCTGGGCGACTGCCGAACCGGCGTTGTCGACGTTGCGTGGACTCGGTTCCTGGACGCGGACCTTCGGCCTGCTTCCCGTCGCGGTCGAGGCTGCGTTAGCCTGCGGGCACCACGGGGCGGCCGAACGTCTCGTGACGGACGCCGAGTCGGGTGTCCGCGACCGGGACGCGCCGGCTGCCCTGGCAGAACTGGACCTGGCCCAGGGGCTGCTGCTTCTCCGCGCCACCGGACCGACCGCAACCCCCGAGCGGGTGAAAGCCGCCGAGCACTTCGCCGAGTCGCAGCGGAGGTGGCAGGAGATCGGCCGCCCCTACGAGGTGGCCAAGGCCGCGGAACACCGGGGCGACGCGCTGACGTGCGCCGAACCGGAGGACGCGGCCGGACACCTGGCCGAGGCCCTGCGCACCTACACCGATCTGGGCGCGACCGGTGACGCCGCGCGCTGCCAACACCGCCTGCGTGAAATCGGCGTGGCGGCGGTGGGGCGCCGTGGCCGGCGCGGCTACGGGAGCGAACTGTCGCCCCGGGAACTGGAGGTCGCGGAGCTGCTGGCGGGCGGCGCCACCAACCAGGACATCGCCGAGACCCTGTTCCTGTCCCCGCGCACCGTCGAGAAACACGTGGCCCGGGTGCTGACGAAGCTCGGCAGGTCGAGGAAGGACGTCCACACCGCCCCGCCGGACTCCCCCGCCTGA
- a CDS encoding transposase: MASKKRLCDAAFREGAVRIVMETGKSIPEVAVDLGIRSGTLHSWVSRARRDGSPSSDRRVAEASPGGRLRKSERAELERLRAEAREKDKRIRELAMA, translated from the coding sequence ATGGCATCCAAGAAGCGCCTCTGCGATGCGGCGTTCCGCGAGGGGGCGGTACGGATCGTGATGGAGACCGGGAAGTCGATCCCGGAGGTGGCCGTGGATCTGGGCATCCGTTCCGGGACACTGCACAGCTGGGTGTCGCGGGCGAGGCGTGACGGGTCACCGTCGTCGGACCGGCGGGTGGCCGAGGCGTCGCCCGGTGGTCGGCTGCGGAAGAGTGAGCGCGCGGAGCTGGAGCGGCTGCGGGCCGAGGCCAGGGAGAAGGACAAGCGCATCCGCGAGCTGGCGATGGCGTGA
- a CDS encoding IS3 family transposase, producing the protein MGEVADADPAVAVGVISSCQAEQKIPYRTACRALGVSESWFYKWRDRPPTAREMRRQRLAEEIEEIFRGSGGTYGSPKVFIELIRRGWRVSVNTVAELMAELDLAGRKIRRRRGLTRPGQRATAPDFVRRDFTAEEPDLVWAGDMTGIDTGEGKLYLATVIDLFSRRLLGYAMGVRHDAELVVASLNMAAANRCRNDWLNSPSTARGAFAEPAGDRE; encoded by the coding sequence GTGGGTGAAGTAGCTGACGCGGACCCGGCCGTGGCGGTCGGGGTGATCAGCAGCTGCCAGGCCGAGCAGAAGATTCCGTACCGCACCGCATGTCGGGCACTTGGGGTGTCGGAGTCGTGGTTCTACAAGTGGCGCGACCGCCCGCCCACGGCGCGGGAGATGCGCCGGCAGCGTCTGGCGGAGGAGATCGAGGAGATCTTCCGCGGCTCGGGCGGCACCTACGGCTCGCCCAAGGTGTTCATCGAGCTGATCCGCCGGGGCTGGCGGGTGTCGGTGAACACCGTCGCCGAGCTCATGGCCGAACTCGACCTGGCCGGACGGAAGATCCGAAGGCGCCGGGGCCTGACCCGGCCCGGGCAGCGGGCGACGGCCCCGGACTTCGTGCGCCGGGACTTCACCGCCGAGGAACCGGACCTTGTCTGGGCGGGCGACATGACCGGGATCGACACCGGCGAAGGCAAGCTCTACCTCGCCACCGTCATCGATCTGTTCTCACGGCGGCTGCTCGGCTACGCGATGGGCGTCCGTCACGACGCCGAGCTGGTGGTGGCCTCACTCAACATGGCCGCGGCCAACCGGTGTCGCAACGACTGGTTGAACTCGCCGAGTACTGCTCGCGGCGCTTTCGCCGAGCCTGCCGGCGACCGGGAGTGA
- a CDS encoding IS110 family transposase → MPSITQSAAPCHIPADAAGEVLLGVDTHKDVHAAAVITTLGATLDGRTFPATAEGYRQLVSWARSFGMLRRAGIECTGSYGAALTRHLRTEGIEVTEVNQPDRAARRRHGKTDAIDAEAAARAVLSGRATATAKTSDGPVEMLRLFKLAKGSAIKSRTQAINQLKSVLVCADAELRESLAGLSNPKLFQQCAALTGSEVFGPAGAARHTLRLLARRIQSLTEEITELTGRITEAITASTPGLLEVNGVGPDSAATLLIAAGDNPERLGNEASFAALCGTSPVEASSGKTQRRRLNRGGDRQANAALFRIILSRLRWESRTQEYMRRRLAEGKSRREIIRCLKRYVAREIYRIIVPKATVGERTEPARDAA, encoded by the coding sequence TTGCCCAGCATCACGCAGTCCGCTGCCCCGTGTCACATCCCGGCCGACGCCGCCGGGGAAGTCCTGCTCGGCGTCGACACCCACAAGGACGTACACGCCGCGGCCGTCATCACCACGCTCGGCGCCACTTTGGACGGCCGCACCTTCCCCGCGACTGCTGAGGGCTATCGCCAACTCGTTTCCTGGGCCCGCTCGTTCGGCATGCTGCGGCGCGCCGGCATCGAGTGCACCGGCTCCTACGGAGCCGCTCTGACACGGCACCTGCGCACCGAAGGCATCGAGGTGACCGAGGTCAACCAGCCCGACAGGGCCGCCCGACGGCGCCACGGCAAGACCGACGCCATCGATGCCGAAGCCGCCGCTCGCGCCGTGCTGTCCGGCCGGGCCACGGCCACAGCGAAGACGAGCGACGGCCCGGTGGAGATGCTGCGGCTGTTCAAACTGGCCAAAGGGTCCGCGATCAAGTCCCGTACCCAGGCCATCAACCAGCTCAAGAGCGTCCTGGTCTGCGCGGACGCGGAACTTCGCGAGTCCCTGGCCGGGCTGAGCAACCCGAAGCTGTTCCAGCAGTGCGCCGCCCTCACGGGGTCGGAGGTCTTTGGGCCGGCAGGGGCCGCGCGGCACACCTTGAGACTGCTGGCCCGCCGCATCCAGAGCCTGACCGAGGAGATCACCGAGCTCACCGGGCGGATAACCGAAGCGATCACGGCGAGCACTCCTGGACTGCTCGAGGTGAACGGCGTCGGCCCGGACAGCGCCGCGACCCTGCTCATCGCTGCCGGGGACAACCCTGAACGCCTCGGCAACGAAGCATCCTTCGCCGCCTTGTGCGGCACCAGCCCCGTCGAGGCATCCTCCGGCAAGACCCAGCGCCGCCGGCTCAACCGAGGCGGTGACCGCCAGGCCAACGCCGCCCTCTTCCGGATCATCCTCAGTCGCCTGCGCTGGGAAAGCCGCACCCAGGAGTACATGCGCCGACGCCTCGCCGAGGGCAAGTCCCGCCGTGAGATCATCCGCTGCCTCAAACGCTACGTCGCACGAGAGATCTACCGAATCATCGTCCCCAAGGCCACCGTGGGAGAGCGCACGGAACCAGCCCGAGATGCCGCTTGA
- a CDS encoding IS3 family transposase encodes MPLDIHRGINAVSEAFSSVLKVEYVHRHTFATRTEARIRIATWITDFYNTRRLHSVCGFMSPIDYEREHRATLAEGLAA; translated from the coding sequence ATGCCGCTTGACATCCATAGGGGCATCAACGCCGTGAGCGAGGCGTTCAGCAGCGTGCTCAAGGTCGAGTACGTCCACCGGCACACCTTCGCCACCCGCACCGAGGCCCGGATCAGGATCGCCACCTGGATCACCGACTTCTACAACACCAGGCGACTACACAGCGTATGCGGATTCATGAGCCCGATCGACTACGAACGCGAGCACCGAGCCACCCTCGCCGAGGGACTGGCCGCATAG
- a CDS encoding MerR family transcriptional regulator, with protein sequence MRIGELASRVGVSVRALRYYEEQDLLASARSPSGQRQYPDSAVDRVQLIQQLYSAGLPSRAILELLPCVETGDVTPALLDRLSAERDRIDTQVSTLVKTRDRLDAIITTASTARSAGRPCPR encoded by the coding sequence ATGCGCATCGGTGAGCTGGCCTCAAGGGTGGGCGTGAGCGTGCGGGCACTGCGCTACTACGAAGAGCAGGACCTGCTGGCCTCGGCGCGCAGCCCCAGCGGCCAGCGGCAGTACCCGGACAGCGCGGTCGACCGCGTCCAGCTGATTCAGCAGCTGTACTCCGCAGGGCTGCCGAGCAGGGCGATCCTGGAACTGCTGCCGTGCGTCGAGACCGGTGACGTGACCCCCGCGCTGCTCGACCGGCTGTCGGCCGAGCGGGACCGCATCGATACGCAGGTCAGCACCCTGGTGAAAACCCGGGACCGGCTCGACGCCATCATCACCACAGCCTCCACAGCCAGGAGCGCGGGCCGGCCCTGCCCTCGTTGA
- a CDS encoding SDR family oxidoreductase — translation MKITGSVALVTGANRGIGRHFAQQLLHRGATKVYATARAPHLVDLPGVEVLRLDITDPASVAAAAGAASDVTLLINNAGVFTQQNLVTGDPEKIRLEMDTNYFGTLNVVRAFTPVLAANGGGAILNVLSAMSWLAYDGANAYSASKAAAWSLTNGIRLELAGQGTAVTGLHLASTDTDMMAGWDVEKNDPADVVRAALDGIEAGKMEILADNNCVQLKAALSADPSVLYPQAVPAA, via the coding sequence ATGAAGATCACCGGTTCCGTCGCCCTCGTCACCGGCGCCAACCGCGGCATCGGCAGGCACTTCGCCCAACAGCTCCTGCACCGGGGCGCCACCAAGGTCTACGCGACCGCGCGCGCACCCCACCTCGTCGACCTCCCCGGTGTGGAGGTACTGCGGCTCGACATCACCGATCCGGCTTCGGTCGCCGCCGCGGCGGGCGCGGCCTCGGACGTCACCCTCCTGATCAACAATGCCGGCGTCTTCACCCAGCAGAACCTCGTCACCGGGGACCCCGAGAAGATCCGGCTGGAGATGGACACCAACTACTTCGGCACCCTCAACGTGGTCCGGGCGTTCACTCCCGTCCTGGCCGCCAACGGCGGTGGGGCCATCCTCAACGTCCTGTCGGCGATGTCCTGGCTCGCCTACGACGGGGCCAACGCCTACAGCGCGTCGAAGGCGGCGGCGTGGAGCCTCACCAACGGCATCCGCCTCGAACTCGCGGGCCAGGGAACCGCGGTGACGGGCCTGCACCTGGCCAGCACCGACACCGACATGATGGCCGGGTGGGACGTGGAGAAGAACGACCCCGCCGATGTCGTGCGCGCCGCCCTCGACGGTATCGAGGCCGGGAAGATGGAGATCCTCGCCGACAACAACTGCGTCCAGCTCAAGGCGGCCCTGTCCGCCGACCCGAGCGTGCTCTATCCGCAGGCGGTTCCCGCCGCCTGA